Sequence from the Populus nigra chromosome 17, ddPopNigr1.1, whole genome shotgun sequence genome:
ACTGACTTCACGAGTTGACCCGGGATCTAGATTGAtccaagtttaagaaaaaacagaggaaataTTAACTTAACTTAGCTTGATCAAAAACCAGCTCAACCCGAGATAAAACACAGGTCAAAAACccattgaattttttaggaaaaaaaaactttggtcaACCAAGTTGACTCTCCTGGCCCGTAACTTGAACCTTGTCTCGAGTCAACTCTtaagtcgggttttaaaactatgataataattatttttatccatacaTTGACTTGAGTCAACTCATGTTAACCCTCTCTACCTATGACCTGGGTCTTATCCCGTTTGATCATcgagtcgagttttaaaactttaataataacaactttttatctttacattgaCCTGGGTTAACCTTCTTGATTCATGACTTGGGCTTTGTCTTAGATTGACccttaaatcaaattttaaaactataataataatcacttttattttatattgatccgAAGTCAACCCGGATTGACCCTCTTGACACATGATCCAGGCCTTGCCCTGGATCGACCCTcaagtcgagttttaaaattataattatttttatttttatctttatgttgACCTGGGTCAATGATTATCTCCACTTGTGCCCCGAGTTTTACCCCAAATCgacttttaaattgaattttaaaattataataataatcacttttagTATAAGAATAAAagtagttattatcataattttaaaaatctaattttaatgtgtttgctCTTGACCAGTAACCTGAGCTTTGTCCTGGATCGACCTCccaattgaattttaaaactttatccTGCATGTTTTAATAGAATAGTTTTGAAGTTAGAgttttttacaataatattttaaaaataaaatcaaaaatacaaaaattcactttaaaattatttcaaaaacaattttatttttatatctttatttgcCTTTTCAATCAAACACACGCTACCTTGATGACAAAACCGAGTCTCTTGTCTTCCACACTTTCTTGATGAAGTCACGCGGTAACTTGGGATAGATCAATGAATTTGATTCCTTCCTTGTACTATGCTCGAATTGCATGAAATTAGCATAATGTTTTTGCCAAGTGCAGCAAAACCCGCAATTGCAAAGTGCAAACATGGGGTTCAAACTCAAGACATCATCACCTCTGCTTTCTGCTTGAACTGCATGAAATTACCACAAAATTTTTTCCAAGTGCCAAAACAAATGATCAATTTATGTAGAGAGACACGCCACCTATACATAATGGAGCTCACGCAGTTACATATCAGAGCACAACTCCATCAAGCCGGGGAGATAGCTTTGCAAAAAGATCATGGCTGGCATTGACATTTTGGAGCTAATGGTGACATTAGACAAACAGAATTACAgaaatttcttttactttctttttcgtttttttattaGCAAGTAAACTAGACAGCAAAAAAACTCATCGCTTGAGCTAAAATAATGGACTTGCTCGAGTTTACAAAGCAACTAAGTCTGCAATAGGCTACATGAAAGAAAAAGTTTCGCCTACATGACAAAGTAAAAAGGATACAAAATGATCCGGCTTCTAACGCAGCCAGAACAACAAAAATGCTATTACTTCCATCAACTAACAGAACCCCAAAACTGAGAACTTCCGGTTCCCCTTACAATCGGAAGGACAGATGATACCCAGAAATCAATAGGTGCCAGTAGGATCAGGCTAAAACACCAGCTTGTAAGTTCAAAACATATCCTCATATTACATGCTGGAAATTGTCAAAAGTGTTCTTGTAGTGACTCTTCGTTATCCCCAGGCACTTCAAATTATTGATGACGTCTTTTAAGCAACATTCGTTCAGAAAAGACAAACCAACTCAAGAGGAAAAGTTCAGAAATTTAACTCAAGAGGAAAAGTTCAGAAATTTATTGATCTTATGCTTGTAATGCATTTCAAAACCAGAACAAGCAAAACAAGGTAAACAATACCTATGAAGGTGCAATGTGTAGATATCTTCTCTCATAAAGACCGATAATTTGGTCAGCTACAGCCCACATAATGGCTTGACCAGGAGGTATTCTCATAAGCCGAGGCAGCAGTCCCTTCCACAAGGCAAGAAGCCCTTCCTCAGCATATATTGTTCTGATAGCGTGTACCATGCCTTTGTACTTCAATTCACCCCCTTCTCGGCTTTGAGCCATTAGCCTTGTTTTGACAACATCAAATGGACCAGTGCAAACTGGACCCGCAGTTCCAGCAAGAAATCCAGATATCATAGACTGCCATGGTTGGAGAACTCTCCCATCACCTTCGTGTTTCTTCCACAAGAGTACATCAAAAGCATTTTTGGCTGTAAACATGGCTGCCTGGTTTGTCCCATTACGCATGACAGTTGGGGCAGCCCCTGCCCAGAGCCCAAGAAAACCTTCTTCACGGATGATCGTACGAGCACAATGTATGGGACCCTTGTACTTCAGAAGCTCATGACTCAGCCCTTTCTGCTGCTGCAGTCTAATTTTTACAACCTGCACCAATCAGAAATCAGATTAAATTCAAAGGCAATCACCTTTTTTCCCTGAAGAGTTTGTGTAGATAGCTGCTACATTTGAtgtaaatcatattaaattcaaAGCTaagcaccttttttttttccagaagaGGTTTGTATAGATAGCTGATACATCATTCATCAGATGTAGCAGCACCatacaaaaacagaaatccttatgaataaaaatccaattgCTCTAGCTAAGAGATCAATCTTGGCACAATGGCCAGCCATAAAACCACATATGCACCGAAatcatgaaaattatatttctttttttaatcccaaTTTCCATTCAAGTCAGCATACCTTCTGAGGATATAAGATTCCTCTGACTGGGTTGCTGCACAGATGAGGCATGTGATTGGTAGCACTTTAGCAGCTAATAAATTAACTCTATTAATGGCTGTCTAATTCTTTTGTATCAAGGAACAGTGTGTACCTGGGTtagtgatattatttttaatttcctgGTTAGCAAGTTCCAAGTTGATCAGATGAAAAGTTACCTTGGGAAAAAGCTTAGTGACCTCAGTATATCAGACAAATGTAATTCCATGGAGCCATGGATTGTTCAGTCAACTTTagattttaacattattatccAACTTAAGAGAAATACATACtgatagaaacaaaaaatttaaagaaggaCAAGGAGATGAGGCTTGGGGGAGGTGGGATAGGGCATCTAGGAACCACGGCACCAAACCTGAGAGTAAAGTCTCATACTACAATTGCATCATAGTTTGCTTCCCCTCACACATAAGAGGTCCAAACTCTTCAGGAATCAGTAAAACAAGCTAGCATCAAAAATAAGGGATGGCCAAAGCAGAACCTAGGTGGTTGGCCCTCCGTAAATGGATTTCCAAAACTGTACCATGATAAGTTGCACTTTGTGAAATctacaatcaataaaaaataaactgcaaCTCAGTTTTTCAGAACAAAAAAGAAGCACCCCCGCAACAAATATCATGATCCTGCATGTGTAAATGAATCTTGATTCATCTACTTTCATCATATACTAAGGCAAAATCCCATGTCAAAACACTCCACTTAACTAGATCAAGAGAaggtctattttttttcttttcccccaATTACTACCCGCATCATGAAATATCCAATATAATTCCTCTTAACACTTCCACTTTCAAAAATTTCCTTGTTGCAGaacttcaaaaagaaaaggctaaaacACTCATGTGGTTGCCCACTCAAATATAAAGACTCAAAAGTCCCCTTGAACCCACTCGGTAACATAAATACTAGACTATTAATAACCCGTCATCTCACAAGCCATACCCCATTGCCATTTCCCACTAAACTAATAAGAACAAGACTGGGAAAACCAAGTACTAAAAGCTGAAACATGAGCATCGAAACAAAATCATCCTGAGAAGCAAAATCTCAGAAGAAAAATCAGATTCAAGTACAAGGAACATTCGTTAAACATCAAATTTCACAGTTCTCACTAAAACAAATCCGCAAACAGACATTCACTGACCTCAAAAGGAGTAACAATAGCAAGGGCCTCAAGAACTCCAGCACCAAACCCGGACATCAACCTCCCTTGATTACTCAACTTGCCAGTTTCCGAATCCTTAAACGCGGACTGAAACACCGCATTAGACCCCATACGAAGCGCATATTTCAAGGTCAGGTGAGTAGCAAACGGTGTCAGCCCTTTCCATAAAGCCCGGACCCCTTCCGTTTTCACAATCGTCGACCCACAATGGATTATTCCCTTGTAATTCCCACTCCTATCGAGCTGCAATCTTGTCTTGATAACATCAATTGGCTGCAAGCAACTCGCCTCTACAGCCCCTCCTAAAGAACCTGATATAGCTTTCATGTATGGAGGGATTGTTGGTTTCTTGTCATTTGATGATTCTTGGCTCATGGCTTTGAGATTCGGGAACCAGAGGAGGAGGGGTTTTGCTTGTTGAGTTTCTTGGGGGGTTTTGTTTGCAGCCAATGGAGAAGAAGGCGTGGGCTTTCAAAATTCGAAGGATGATGAGGAAAACATGCCCGAAGAGTTTTGTAGCTTTTGTTGTCCGTGTTTGACAGAGTTTTGACGTGGGTTAAAAgggtttattttttgtcatgGAAAGTAATTAAGCtgtggtttatttattttaattatacagtaggattaatttttaaaatatttttttaattaaaaatattttaatataatatttttttaatttttagcatttattttttacattagatatcaaacaatataaaaacataaataaaaaaataatttaaagtaaaaaatatataaaaaattttaaaatgtaaaaacaaccatatttttaaatgaaattgaattgtTGCATGTATCAACTCAATTTTTAGCATgttcaaattaaattggattGTCTTGGAttcatttttatcaatattatatTCAACTCCAATCCAATTTATATAGATGTAAAGATTCACtgatttaagagtttttttattttaaataaagaaaaaaataaaataaaaaaccttaaaaatagtattatttgatGTAACAttcactttaaattaaaaattcactGTCACAGTAAACTTAATAttacaaatgattttttaaaaaataatatatataaaaataaaaatgtaaacaAAATGTTTTCCCATCAATTATTACAGATAGTTCTGATCAGGTTAGAGTTTTAGAGGTGCTTGACATGGTtattactaaaaatattaaaagacttGAAGTGAAATCATTTACTTGTTTATATAAACGGTAaagtaggtttttttatttatttattttatcacttaat
This genomic interval carries:
- the LOC133676804 gene encoding mitochondrial succinate-fumarate transporter 1, yielding MSQESSNDKKPTIPPYMKAISGSLGGAVEASCLQPIDVIKTRLQLDRSGNYKGIIHCGSTIVKTEGVRALWKGLTPFATHLTLKYALRMGSNAVFQSAFKDSETGKLSNQGRLMSGFGAGVLEALAIVTPFEVVKIRLQQQKGLSHELLKYKGPIHCARTIIREEGFLGLWAGAAPTVMRNGTNQAAMFTAKNAFDVLLWKKHEGDGRVLQPWQSMISGFLAGTAGPVCTGPFDVVKTRLMAQSREGGELKYKGMVHAIRTIYAEEGLLALWKGLLPRLMRIPPGQAIMWAVADQIIGLYERRYLHIAPS